TTTAAATAGTTTAAAGAGCTATTGACCAGCTCAATGTTGTTGGCGTTTTGAATGCTTTGCTTCAACGAAGCCACTTGATTTAAATACTGGTTTAATTGCTCGTATTTTTCGTTCAAGTTTTTCAATTCGCCGGTGTTTTTGACCATTTGCACCGCTTCGCCGATTTGATAGCCCACGCCTACAAAAAAGCCGTTGTCTTCAGCGTGCAAGAGCGATGAAGCGAGAGAGAGAGAGAGTAAAAATTGTTTTTTCATAAAGTGTTCCTTAAAGTAATGTTTTTGTTGTAAGAATATCATGGAGTGATAATATATTTACAATGAACCTAATTTTACTATAAATTGATTGGATTTCAAAAAAAAAAAAAAAAAAGATTTTGGAGTATTTTAATCTATTTATCTTTGAAGCGTTGATTTTTGTAACGATAAAATGATCTTTTGAATTTTATTATCAGTGTTTAATGGGAATAAAGCCAAACTAAAACAAGAACGCGTAGCTGACAAAAACTTCTTTATTCCTAAAAACGCTGAAGTTTTGTCGGATCGTTTGTTGCTGCCACACATTGCTAAAGCCGAAGTTTTTCCAACTTTGCGCGCTCAAGCTATAGTAAGGGATTTTTAACCCCACATTGAAGCGGTTGCGCTTGCCTATATACAAAGAACCCCCAAAATTCACAAAAAACCCCCCACCCGCTGCAAAAAATTTATCATCTTGATGGGTGTTTTGGTTTTTATATTGAGAACTCCATAATATTGCGTATTCCACCCCACCCCCACCAAACACGCCTATTTTAAAAAACAGCATTTTTTCTGTTTTTAAAGCGAGTTTTAAAAGGGTGTCTATGGGGAGATTAACAAACACATTCACGTTCAAACCAAACGCCATGAAATGCCCGTTATTGAAGAGAAAATCTTGAGGGTTTGGGGTTTTTTGCAAATTTAAAGAGCCTTGAGTGTTTGAAGCGCTATCGTAGGTTTTAATCGCGCTTGGGTTATAATTGGCTTGGGATAAAAGGGTATTACCCCCCACTTTTTGACCCAATTGCGCTTTAGCGTATTCTACATCCCCCCACACCCTTAATCCTAAAATATGGTATTTATCAATAGCTATTTCATCGCCTATTTGCCCGGTATAAGACAGGTTTTTACCCCCCTTATAATGGGCTTTTAATTTCTCGCCATAACACACGCTACTAGGGCAAGTGGGGTTGTCTTTATAGGCTTGTTGCCACATGCTTGTGCTCACATTAGCCCCTGTGCCTAGCCTAAAACCCAAATAAATGTGATTTTTCGTTTTAAAAAAAGGCGTTTTTTCAGTGGCATTGCCCCACAAAACCCCCAAACTGGCTAAAAAAACAAGCGCTTTCAAACGCTTTTTTGATTCAATTCTACCCATAATGGCACTTCACTTTGCAACATTTCTTGATTAAAAAATTCCTCTATACTCTCTCGCATGCTCTTTATTTCTGTAAGGGTATTGACGCAGTTGCGAAACGCGCTCGCTTGCATTTCGCCCTTAGCGTAAGCATGCAAATTTTTCCTAAACATGATCACCCCCCTATCCCCATAAAACTCCACCATTTTATCAAAATGTTCTAAAACCAGGTCTTTTTTCACGACTGCGGGCAATTTTGTGGTGTTGTTTCTGATTTGCCAAAATATCCATGGGGCTCTTAAGGCTGCTCGCCCTATCATTAGCCCATCCGCTTGCGTGATTTGCAAAACTTCAAAGGCTTTTTTCACGCTGTCAATTTCGC
This DNA window, taken from Helicobacter pylori, encodes the following:
- a CDS encoding outer membrane beta-barrel protein, encoding MGRIESKKRLKALVFLASLGVLWGNATEKTPFFKTKNHIYLGFRLGTGANVSTSMWQQAYKDNPTCPSSVCYGEKLKAHYKGGKNLSYTGQIGDEIAIDKYHILGLRVWGDVEYAKAQLGQKVGGNTLLSQANYNPSAIKTYDSASNTQGSLNLQKTPNPQDFLFNNGHFMAFGLNVNVFVNLPIDTLLKLALKTEKMLFFKIGVFGGGGVEYAILWSSQYKNQNTHQDDKFFAAGGGFFVNFGGSLYIGKRNRFNVGLKIPYYSLSAQSWKNFGFSNVWQQQTIRQNFSVFRNKEVFVSYAFLF